The following proteins are encoded in a genomic region of Pyrus communis chromosome 11, drPyrComm1.1, whole genome shotgun sequence:
- the LOC137709495 gene encoding receptor like protein 29-like, translated as MLLLSKPPLYLDTMCLPFPLSLPPLLLLLLLLSLPPSTTTATKTMLPSESETLFKIMESMSSDQPWRISHPTPCQPSPSWPGIECKIGKDNRPHVSRLDFGTPPNPSCKKAATFPSLIFSLPFLQSAFFFNCFTHTKTTLSVSQNRASFPASVQQLSLRSNPALSGPIPPQISDLKSLEILTLSQNRLSGPIPSEIFTLRRLIHLDLSYNVLTGTIPMQLGSLRNLQGLDLSYNSLTGSIPDTVGQLGLLQKVDFSSNQLTGSIPNGVEKLGLLVFMALSNNKLSGKFPKGLEKLQSLQYFILDGNPMHIPLPLEFGKLVKLQELRLADSGYSGTIPESFSQLKNLSTLSLQNNRLTGEIPVGFGSLSHIYHMNLSRNMLGGVVPFNASFLKRLGRNLDLSGNPGLCVSSSEAHSLKVGVNVCGSSDQIASPALPLKNSQAPSPSLLSIKPFFLYAVLCVLGLHHQMFLV; from the coding sequence ATGCTGCTACTCTCCAAACCTCCCCTATACCTTGACACAATGTGCCTTCCCTTCccactctctctccccccactcctcctcctcctcctcctcctctctctccctccttccaccaccaccgccaccaaaaCTATGCTTCCATCTGAATCAGAAACCCTGTTCAAGATCATGGAATCCATGTCCTCTGATCAACCCTGGAGGATTTCCCATCCTACCCCTTGCCAACCCTCCCCCTCCTGGCCAGGAATCGAGTGCAAAATCGGAAAAGACAACCGCCCCCATGTCTCCCGGCTAGATTTTGGCACCCCACCAAACCCCTCCTGCAAAAAAGCAGCCACATTCCCTTCCCTAATCTTCTCCCTCCCGTTTCTCCAATCTGCTTTCTTCTTCAACTGCTTCACTCACACTAAAACCACCCTCTCTGTTTCTCAAAACAGAGCATCCTTCCCTGCCTCCGTCCAGCAGCTCAGCCTCCGGTCCAACCCGGCACTCTCCGGCCCAATCCCACCTCAAATTTCCGACCTCAAGTCCCTTGAGATCCTCACATTGTCACAAAACCGCCTCTCCGGTCCGATCCCCTCGGAGATTTTCACCCTCCGGAGACTAATCCACCTTGATTTGAGTTACAATGTGCTCACAGGCACCATCCCTATGCAGCTGGGCAGTCTCAGAAACCTCCAAGGCCTTGATTTAAGCTACAATTCTCTCACAGGCTCCATCCCAGACACAGTTGGTCAACTGGGTTTGCTTCAAAAAGTTGACTTCAGCTCCAATCAACTCACAGGCTCCATCCCCAATGGCGTCGAAAAGCTCGGTTTATTGGTTTTCATGGCGTTAAGCAACAACAAATTAAGTGGGAAATTTCCGAAAGGGTTGGAAAAGTTGCAGAGCTTGCAGTATTTCATTTTAGACGGCAATCCAATGCACATTCCTCTGCCATTGGAGTTTGGTAAATTGGTGAAGCTCCAAGAACTCAGGCTGGCTGATTCCGGCTACTCGGGCACCATCCCGGAATCCTTCTCCCAGCTCAAGAATTTGAGCACTCTGTCGCTGCAGAATAACCGACTAACGGGCGAAATCCCGGTCGGGTTTGGGAGCCTCTCGCACATTTACCACATGAATCTGAGCAGGAACATGTTGGGGGGTGTTGTGCCTTTCAATGCAAGTTTCCTCAAGAGGTTGGGGAGGAACTTGGACCTCAGTGGAAACCCAGGTCTCTGTGTGAGTTCCTCAGAAGCTCACAGTTTGAAAGTTGGAGTTAATGTTTGCGGAAGCAGTGATCAGATTGCTTCACCTGCCCTGCCATTGAAGAATTCTCAAGCTCCTTCTCCATCTCTGCTCTCCATAAAACCATTTTTTCTGTATgctgttttgtgtgttttgggATTACATCATCAGATGTTTTTAGTGTGA
- the LOC137708345 gene encoding protein MAIN-LIKE 2-like, with translation MEMIPEDPYGTNPGPIDGSVLYDQDKHVSSAVWDGQERGALRCHEHTSKLDQWTLTEKQVELVEKAGFGYLRWIPAISLDNPLISALVERWRRETNTFHLNVGEMTVTLQDVTLLLGLAIDGEPVIGITHTTCNSVCDRYLGKVPEPSYTSGGMVKLSWLKEFFSHCPKDAPLKVIECHTRAYLLYLVGSTIFSTTTGNKVPVMYLPLFENFDDCGRYAWGAAALAFLYRALGNASLRSQSTISGCLTLLQCWSYFHLNIGRPKLNTDSMHDRFPFVLSWKGKQSGPTTNRDVVFYRKALDSLKPCDVEWLPYRNMDSTVIPDDIKSNLIVGRSKTMLICFDKAERHLPNRCLRQYGKFQSIPEDVQRWERKSRGVDGGVDLSGKMESELNEWLERRYHIVDGDDGADESDYMLWYLKITRKFIGRPISLSSEFQRTNAGLRDIARIADTFITDGLNQQQADSIEEIRNIAHQCLRDQVGGPDIPSPTPQSDFGKRIRGKERVRRKGMGKRLRKDDPAQYITASEDDQSQFCGAAVRVEQLRFQDAHSADHSQLYPVGSEVTALHMISGDGEHENMQLCSADMEFDHSQLSHAAAVEGNSELIRAVVKVDDTQLFEATEEINSQLCDAINEVKDSQQSDSTKVVDPQICNATKVIDSQLHGAHNEVDDSELPHASSESDPHPSKVEAEVVPEPSLETPQDIAQQSKCSVVV, from the exons ATGGAAATGATACCGGAGGATCCTTATGGGACGAATCCTGGACCAATTGATGGCTCAGTGCTTTATGATCAGGACAAGCATGTGTCTTCAGCAGTTTGGGATGGACAG GAGCGTGGTGCACTCAGATGCCACGAACACACTTCAAAGCTTGATCAATGGACACTCACGGAAAAACAGGTTGAGTTGGTAGAGAAGGCCGGATTTGGTTATTTAAGATGGATTCCGGCAATTAGTCTAGATAACCCACTCATTTCTGCACTAGTTGAAAGGTGGAGGAGAGAAACAAACACTTTTCACCTTAATGTTGGAGAAATGACGGTAACTCTACAGGATGTCACACTATTGCTCGGACTAGCAATTGATGGAGAACCTGTAATTGGTATAACACATACCACCTGCAACTCAGTTTGTGACAGGTATCTTGGAAAAGTACCAGAGCCTAGTTATACTAGCGGTGGAATGGTGAAGCTAAGCTGGTTGAAGGAGTTCTTTTCCCATTGTCCCAAAGATGCACCACTTAAAGTGATTGAATGTCATACCCGTGCGTACCTCTTATACCTTGTTGGAAGTACAATATTTTCCACAACTACTGGGAATAAAGTCCCTGTCATGTACCTTCCACTATTCGAGAATTTTGACGATTGTGGGAGATATGCTTGGGGGGCAGCAGCATTGGCATTCTTGTACAGGGCACTGGGCAATGCGTCCCTGAGATCTCAAAGTACAATTAGTGGCTGTTTAACGCTACTACAG TGCTGGAGTTACTTTCACCTAAATATTGGACGACCAAAGCTCAATACTGATTCAATGCATGATCGTTTTCCTTTTGTGCTTAGCTGGAAGGGAAAGCAAAGTGGGCCAACAACAAACCGTGATGTAGTGTTTTACCGTAAAGCTCTGGATTCCTTGAAACCATGTGAT GTGGAGTGGCTTCCGTATAGAAATATGGACAGTACAGTGATTCCAGACGATATCAAGAGCAATCTGATCGTAGGTAGGTCCAAAACAATGCTAATATGCTTTGACAAGGCAGAAAGGCATCTCCCAAATCGTTGCTTAAGGCAATACGGCAAGTTTCAGTCAATCCCAGAGGATGTACAGCGATGGGAGAGAAAAAGTCGCGGAGTTGATGGTGGGGTTGACTTGTCAGGGAAAATGGAGTCAGAGCTTAATGAATGGCTGGAACGTCGATATCATATTGTGGATGGTGATGATGGTGCAGATGAAAGTGATTATATGCTGTGGTACTTGAAAATTACACGCAAATTTATAGGGAGGCCTATATCTCTCTCATCTGAGTTTCAAAGAACG AATGCTGGGTTGAGGGATATTGCACGCATAGCAGATACATTCATAACAGATGGGTTGAACCAACAACAAGCTGATTCAATAGAAGAAATCAGGAATATTGCGCATCAATGTTTGAGGGACCAGGTAGGTGGTCCAGACATACCATCACCTACCCCACAAAGCGACTTTGGGAAAAGGATAAGAGGAAAGGAGAGGGTAAGAAGAAAAGGTATGGGAAAACGTTTGCGGAAGGATGATCCAGCACAATATATTACTGCTAGTGAGGATGATCAATCCCAGTTTTGTGGTGCCGCTGTCAGGGTTGAGCAGTTACGTTTTCAGGATGCACATAGTGCAGATCATTCGCAACTATATCCTGTTGGCAGTGAGGTCACTGCTTTGCATATGATCAGCGGAGATGGTGAGCATGAGAATATGCAGCTATGCAGTGCCGACATGGAGTTTGATCATTCACAGCTAAGCCATGCGGCTGCTGTGGAAGGTAATTCTGAGCTAATCCGTGCAGTTGTGAAGGTAGATGACACACAGCTTTTTGAAGCAACCGAAGAGATCAACTCACAGCTTTGTGATGCAATAAATGAAGTCAAGGACTCACAACAGTCTGATTCAACTAAGGTAGTCGATCCACAGATTTGCAATGCAACTAAGGTCATTGACTCACAGCTCCATGGTGCACATAACGAGGTTGATGACTCAGAGCTTCCTCATGCTTCGAGTGAGAGTGATCCACACCCATCTAAAGTTGAAGCAGAGGTTGTTCCAGAGCCTTCTCTTGAAACTCCTCAAGATATTGCGCAGCAGAGTAAATGTAGTGTTGTAGTATAA
- the LOC137708100 gene encoding protein MAIN-LIKE 2-like, with the protein MEMILGDPYGTNPGPIDGSVLYDQDKHVSSAVWDGQERGGLRCHEHTSMLDQWTLTEKQVELVEKAGFGYLRLIPAISLDNALISALVERWRRETNTFHLNVGEMTVTLRDVVLLLGLAIDGEPVIGITHTTCNSVCDRYLGKVPEPSYTSGGMVKLSWLKEFFSHCPKDAPLKVVECHTRAYLLYLVGSTIFSTTTGNKVPVMYLPLFENFDDCGRYAWGAAALAFLYRSLGNASLRSQSTISGCLTLLQCWSYFYLNIGRPKLNTDSMHDHFPFVLSWKGKQSRPTAYRDVVFYRKALDSLKPCDVEWHPYRNMECTVIPEDIKSNLIIERSKTMLICFDKAERHLPNRCLRQYSMLQSVPEDVQRWERKSRRVGGVDLSGKMESELNEWLERRYHIVDGDDGADESDYMQWYLKITRKFIGRPISLSSESQRTVSFSKKKRKNAGLRDIARIADTFITDGLDQNQADSIEEIRSIAHQCLGDQVGGPDIPSPTPQSDFGKRIRGKERVRRKSMGKHLRKDDPAQYITASEDDQSQFCGTTVMVEQLRFQDVDSDDHSQLYPIDSEVTALHMMNGDGEDENMQLCSADMGFDPSGLSHAAAVEGNSELIRAVVKVDDTELFEATEEINSQLRDAINEVKDSQLSDSTKVVDPQICNATKVIDSQLRCAHNKVDELELPHVTSESDPHTSKVEAEVVPEASLETSQDIVQQSKCSVAV; encoded by the exons ATGGAAATGATACTAGGGGACCCTTATGGGACTAATCCCGGACCAATTGATGGTTCAGTGCTTTATGATCAGGACAAGCATGTGTCTTCAGCAGTTTGGGATGGCCAG GAGCGTGGTGGACTCAGATGCCATGAACACACTTCAATGCTTGATCAATGGACACTCACGGAAAAACAGGTTGAGTTGGTGGAGAAGGCTGGATTTGGTTATTTAAGATTAATTCCGGCAATTAGTCTAGATAATGCACTCATTTCTGCACTAGTTGAAAGGTGGAGGAGAGAAACAAACACTTTTCACCTTAATGTTGGAGAAATGACGGTGACTCTTAGGGATGTCGTGCTATTGCTCGGTCTAGCAATTGATGGAGAACCTGTAATTGGTATAACACATACCACCTGCAACTCAGTTTGTGACAGGTATCTCGGAAAAGTACCAGAGCCTAGTTATACTAGTGGTGGAATGGTGAAGCTAAGCTGGTTGAAAGAGTTCTTTTCCCATTGTCCTAAAGATGCACCACTCAAAGTGGTTGAATGTCATACCCGTGCTTACCTCTTATACCTTGTTGGAAGTACAATATTTTCGACAACTACTGGGAATAAAGTCCCTGTCATGTACCTTCCACTGTTTGAGAATTTTGATGATTGTGGGAGATATGCCTGGGGGGCAGCAGCTTTGGCATTCTTGTACAGGTCACTGGGCAATGCTTCTCTGAGATCTCAAAGTACAATTAGTGGCTGTTTAACGCTACTACAG TGCTGGAGTTACTTTTACCTAAATATTGGACGACCAAAGCTCAATACTGATTCAATGCATGATCATTTTCCTTTTGTTCTTAGCTGGAAAGGAAAGCAAAGTAGGCCAACAGCATACCGTGATGTAGTGTTTTACCGTAAAGCTCTTGATTCCTTAAAACCTTGTGAT GTGGAGTGGCATCCGTATAGAAATATGGAATGTACGGTGATTCCAGAAGATATCAAGAGCAATCTGATAATAGAGAGGTCAAAAACAATGCTAATATGCTTTGACAAGGCAGAAAGGCATCTCCCAAATCGTTGCCTAAGGCAATACAGCATGCTTCAGTCGGTCCCAGAGGATGTACAGCGATGGGAGAGAAAAAGTCGTCGAGTTGGTGGGGTTGACTTGTCAGGGAAAATGGAGTCAGAGCTTAATGAATGGCTGGAACGTCGATATCATATTGTGGATGGTGATGATGGTGCAGATGAAAGTGATTATATGCAGTGGTACTTGAAAATTACACGTAAATTTATAGGGAGGCCTATATCTCTCTCGTCTGAGTCTCAAAGAACAGTAAGCttcagcaaaaaaaaaagaaag AATGCTGGGTTGAGGGATATTGCACGCATAGCAGATACATTCATAACAGATGGGTTGGACCAAAATCAAGCTGATTCAATTGAAGAAATCAGGAGTATTGCGCATCAATGTTTGGGGGACCAGGTTGGTGGTCCGGACATACCGTCACCCACCCCACAAAGTGATTTTGGGAAAAGGATAAGAGGAAAGGAGAGGGTAAGAAGAAAAAGTATGGGAAAACATTTGCGGAAGGATGATCCAGCACAATACATTACTGCTAGTGAGGATGATCAATCCCAGTTTTGTGGTACCACTGTCATGGTTGAGCAGTTACGTTTTCAGGATGTAGATAGTGACGATCATTCGCAGCTATATCCTATTGACAGTGAGGTCACTGCTTTGCATATGATGAACGGAGATGGTGAGGATGAGAATATGCAGCTATGTAGTGCCGACATGGGGTTCGACCCTTCAGGGCTAAGCCATGCGGCTGCTGTGGAGGGTAATTCTGAGCTAATACGTGCAGTTGTGAAGGTCGATGACACAGAGCTTTTTGAAGCAACCGAAGAGATCAACTCACAGCTTCGTGATGCAATAAATGAAGTCAAGGATTCACAACTGTCTGATTCAACTAAGGTAGTTGATCCACAGATTTGCAATGCAACTAAGGTCATTGACTCACAGCTTCGTTGTGCACATAACAAGGTGGATGAGTTAGAGCTTCCTCATGTTACGAGTGAGAGTGATCCACACACATCTAAAGTTGAAGCAGAGGTTGTTCCAGAGGCTTCTCTTGAGACTTCTCAAGATATTGTGCAGCAGAGTAAATGTAGTGTTGCAGTATAG
- the LOC137708537 gene encoding serine/threonine-protein phosphatase 5-like isoform X2 — protein sequence MPIMETDNANVKQAEDAKLLANEAYKAHKFAQAIDLYTQAIELNSQNAVYWANRSIAHLKLEEYGSAIQDASKAIEVDPKYSKGYYRRGAAYLAMGKFKEALKDFQQVKRICPNDPDATKKLKECEKAVMKLKFAEAISVPEAERRPVADSINYHSIDVEPQYGGARIEGDVVTLDFVKKMMEDFKSQKNLHQRYAFQIVLQTKEMLQAMPSLVDINIPEGKHFTVCGDVHGQFYDLLNIFELNGLPSDENPYLFNGDFVDRGSFSLEVILTLFAFKCMSPSAIYLARGNHESKSMNRIYGFEGEVQSKLSEKFVELFAEVFCCLPLAHVINGKVFVVHGGLFSVDGVKLSDIRAINRFCEPPEEGLMCELLWSDPQPAPGRGPSKRGVGLSFGGDVTKRFLQENNLDLVVRSHEVKDEGYEIEHDGKLITVFSAPNYCDQMGNKGAFIRFESPELKPNIVNFSAVAHPDVKPMAYANNFLRMFQ from the exons ATGCCCATCATGGAAACTGATAATGCTAATGTTAAGCAAGCTGAAGATGCTAAACTCCTTGCCAATGAAGCATATAAAG CTCATAAGTTTGCTCAAGCTATTGATCTGTATACACAAGCGATTGAATTAAACAGTCAGAATGCTGTATACTGGGCCAATCGTTCAATTGCCCACCTTAAACTGGAGGAATATGGTAGCGCCATACAAGATGCTTCCAAGGCTATTGAAGTTGATCCCAAATATTCAAAG GGATACTATAGGCGAGGTGCAGCTTATCTTGCTATGGGGAAATTTAAAGAAGCGTTAAAGGATTTTCAGCAG GTCAAAAGAATCTGTCCAAATGATCCTGATGCTACCAAGAAATTGAAGGAATGTGAGAAAGCAGTGATGAAACTTAAATTTGCTGAAGCAATATCTGTACCGGAGGCTGAAAGGCGTCCTGTAGCTGATTCTATTAATTATCATTCTATAG ATGTGGAGCCACAATATGGTGGTGCAAGGATAGAAGGGGACGTTGTTACTTTGGATTTTGTGAAGAAAATGATGGAGGATTTCAAGAGTCAGAAGAATTTACACCAACG ATATGCGTTCCAAATTGTTTTACAGACGAAAGAAATGTTGCAAGCCATGCCTTCTCTGGTTGATATAAACATTCCTGAGGGCAAACATTTTACTGTTTGTGGTGACGTACATGGTCAG TTCTATgatcttctaaatatttttgagCTTAACGGGCTTCCTTCAGATGAGAATCCATATCTATTCAATGGAGACTTTGTGGACAGGGGATCTTTTTCTTTGGAGGTGATCCTAACGTTGTTTGCATTTAAGTGCATGTCTCCATCAG CTATATATCTCGCAAGAGGAAACCATGAGAGCAAGAGCATGAATAGGATATATGGTTTTGAGGGCGAAGTCCAGTCCAAATTAAGTGAAAAGTTTGTGGAGCTGTTTGCTGAAGTGTTTTGTTGTCTACCGCTGGCTCATGTGATCAATGGGAAGGTTTTTGTAGTCCATGGGGGTCTTTTCAGTGTTGATGGAGTGAAACTCAGTGACATTAGAGCAATTAATCGGTTTTGTGAACCTCCTGAGGAAG GGTTAATGTGTGAATTGCTGTGGAGTGATCCACAACCTGCACCTGGAAGGGGGCCAAGCAAACGAGGCGTAGGTCTTTCTTTTGGTGGTGATGTGACAAAAAGATTTTTGCAGGAAAACAATTTAG ATTTAGTTGTGCGATCTCATGAAGTAAAGGACGAGGGTTATGAGATTGAGCATGATGGCAAACTCATCACTGTTTTTTCTGCTCCAAATTACTGTGATCAG ATGGGTAACAAGGGTGCCTTTATCCGTTTCGAATCACCAGAATTGAAGCCTAACATTGTTAATTTCTCAGCAGTG GCACATCCTGACGTCAAGCCAATGGCATATGCAAACAACTTCCTCCGAATGTTTCAGTAA
- the LOC137708537 gene encoding serine/threonine-protein phosphatase 5-like isoform X1 — translation MPIMETDNANVKQAEDAKLLANEAYKAHKFAQAIDLYTQAIELNSQNAVYWANRSIAHLKLEEYGSAIQDASKAIEVDPKYSKGYYRRGAAYLAMGKFKEALKDFQQVKRICPNDPDATKKLKECEKAVMKLKFAEAISVPEAERRPVADSINYHSIGMAPSMSPDYYIAAIGLGVVAALVMFRAEVTAVVATIVVVIMVALGARWWRGFRGSRVNNLDVEPQYGGARIEGDVVTLDFVKKMMEDFKSQKNLHQRYAFQIVLQTKEMLQAMPSLVDINIPEGKHFTVCGDVHGQFYDLLNIFELNGLPSDENPYLFNGDFVDRGSFSLEVILTLFAFKCMSPSAIYLARGNHESKSMNRIYGFEGEVQSKLSEKFVELFAEVFCCLPLAHVINGKVFVVHGGLFSVDGVKLSDIRAINRFCEPPEEGLMCELLWSDPQPAPGRGPSKRGVGLSFGGDVTKRFLQENNLDLVVRSHEVKDEGYEIEHDGKLITVFSAPNYCDQMGNKGAFIRFESPELKPNIVNFSAVAHPDVKPMAYANNFLRMFQ, via the exons ATGCCCATCATGGAAACTGATAATGCTAATGTTAAGCAAGCTGAAGATGCTAAACTCCTTGCCAATGAAGCATATAAAG CTCATAAGTTTGCTCAAGCTATTGATCTGTATACACAAGCGATTGAATTAAACAGTCAGAATGCTGTATACTGGGCCAATCGTTCAATTGCCCACCTTAAACTGGAGGAATATGGTAGCGCCATACAAGATGCTTCCAAGGCTATTGAAGTTGATCCCAAATATTCAAAG GGATACTATAGGCGAGGTGCAGCTTATCTTGCTATGGGGAAATTTAAAGAAGCGTTAAAGGATTTTCAGCAG GTCAAAAGAATCTGTCCAAATGATCCTGATGCTACCAAGAAATTGAAGGAATGTGAGAAAGCAGTGATGAAACTTAAATTTGCTGAAGCAATATCTGTACCGGAGGCTGAAAGGCGTCCTGTAGCTGATTCTATTAATTATCATTCTATAG GAATGGCCCCCAGTATGTCACCAGACTACTACATAGCAGCAATTGGACTAGGAGTTGTGGCAGCATTGGTTATGTTCAGAGCAGAAGTGACTGCAGTTGTGGCCACAATAGTGGTGGTGATCATGGTGGCCCTAGGGGCACGTTGGTGGCGTGGCTTTCGTGGAAGTCGAGTAAATAACCTAG ATGTGGAGCCACAATATGGTGGTGCAAGGATAGAAGGGGACGTTGTTACTTTGGATTTTGTGAAGAAAATGATGGAGGATTTCAAGAGTCAGAAGAATTTACACCAACG ATATGCGTTCCAAATTGTTTTACAGACGAAAGAAATGTTGCAAGCCATGCCTTCTCTGGTTGATATAAACATTCCTGAGGGCAAACATTTTACTGTTTGTGGTGACGTACATGGTCAG TTCTATgatcttctaaatatttttgagCTTAACGGGCTTCCTTCAGATGAGAATCCATATCTATTCAATGGAGACTTTGTGGACAGGGGATCTTTTTCTTTGGAGGTGATCCTAACGTTGTTTGCATTTAAGTGCATGTCTCCATCAG CTATATATCTCGCAAGAGGAAACCATGAGAGCAAGAGCATGAATAGGATATATGGTTTTGAGGGCGAAGTCCAGTCCAAATTAAGTGAAAAGTTTGTGGAGCTGTTTGCTGAAGTGTTTTGTTGTCTACCGCTGGCTCATGTGATCAATGGGAAGGTTTTTGTAGTCCATGGGGGTCTTTTCAGTGTTGATGGAGTGAAACTCAGTGACATTAGAGCAATTAATCGGTTTTGTGAACCTCCTGAGGAAG GGTTAATGTGTGAATTGCTGTGGAGTGATCCACAACCTGCACCTGGAAGGGGGCCAAGCAAACGAGGCGTAGGTCTTTCTTTTGGTGGTGATGTGACAAAAAGATTTTTGCAGGAAAACAATTTAG ATTTAGTTGTGCGATCTCATGAAGTAAAGGACGAGGGTTATGAGATTGAGCATGATGGCAAACTCATCACTGTTTTTTCTGCTCCAAATTACTGTGATCAG ATGGGTAACAAGGGTGCCTTTATCCGTTTCGAATCACCAGAATTGAAGCCTAACATTGTTAATTTCTCAGCAGTG GCACATCCTGACGTCAAGCCAATGGCATATGCAAACAACTTCCTCCGAATGTTTCAGTAA